AGTACAAGAATGATAACTATTGCTACTGCAACCACAATTCCAGCCACAGCTCCTGCAGATATGCTACTTCCATTTTCTGAGGGTGGTGTAAAGTCTGTTTGATTATTATACAAGAGACATCTAGATTAGATGATAATATCAAGaccacattttatgataataataaacatatatagcAAATAACAACTCACTAGGTTCAACTGATATAGCTGATATAAGAGGACCATATACTGATCTAAATGGGAGACTAGTTGTTCCTTTTCCAGCCCAATACAAACGTATCTCCAAAGTATTACCACTCACAACTGCAGTGAAGTGTTTTATGATTGCTTTGCCAATCCCTCCTGCTTCTTCTACAATATTGAAGTCCTTCTGCACCAGCTCTTCCTGCAACATTTAATTCAAATCTTAATGGTTCATGATGAACACAAAGCATTAAATATTTCAATCTTCTTACTGGTTAAAATATTGTAGCAAGTAGTAATTGGTTTGATTAATGAAGTTTCCATAGAGACTATAAAGTGGAAAATATACACTTATTAAGATATTAATGCAGAACATAAAATCTAGAACAGGAAAGATCTTTATGAAAAAGGTAAAAGAAGTGTTAGCCATATACATATCTATACCTGAATATAGATGTCAAATACTCGTCTTCCTAAACTGTTAAATGTTGAATCATTGATAAACATGATTTCTGCAAAATGTAGATTGACTGTGTAGTTTCCATTTCCCAAGCAAAATCCATAGTAAGTTAGAGACGTGGGAGAAACTCGTGCATCCATGTAGAGATCAGCGTTGTCCACTGAAATAGCTGACTTATTTTGCCAGATAGAGTAGTCGCCAGCATCATTATCCATAAAGTTACCAGTAGTGATAAATGCCCAACTTTTTGATCCACTTCGGTGAAATCTAGCTGGCCCTCCATTATCTAAATCATCATCATATGTGCTTTTGCCTTCTGTTATCATCTTTCCACCACAGTTTATATGAAGGGAGTATGAGTCTAGAACAAACATGACAAGGTCAGCAATgatgaaattaagaaaagaaggtATTCAAACAGTTTCTAATAACAATACTTGCAAATGGCTCCAAAGAAAACCTAAATCTGTTGTTTGTAGTATCATAAAATGTTAAGTGGTTTCACATTGCTAACTTTTCGAGTTCCAAAACAATAATTTGTACATAAGCATGGTAGTTTTGGTTTCCTTTACTTCATAAAAGGAttcaaaatttttgtaaaaggtTTCTTTGAAGAAACTTACTTTTTTGACAGACATTGTTTCCCAGGCAAGCAACTGTTCCTCTGAGAAAATGATTGAATGGGTGAAATGCATTAGCTTAATCTCATCACGGTCAATGTAAGATTCCTATAAAAATAACATGCAAAAACTATTTACTTATAACAAAAATGGTAAACTTACGAGTCATTGTGCGTTTTGGAGCTAGAAAACAAGTTCCTGTGACATATAACAGAAGACTATGAGTTAGATTCttaaatttgcaaacaaaaATGCACATAACTACAAGATTCTTACACATTTCCATTTTGACATGTAGGATTCCCTTGGCTTGTCGTGAAGTTGTTGTATGAAATATCTCTGCATAcatgttataaattttgaatcagacttttgatattattataccAACCAAAAGAAATATGTGGAATCTTCTAAAGAAACCTAAGAATATTAAAACCATTAATCCAATAAACAAGATGCACAATCAAAGTACAAGGCAATAAGAGTTCCAAAAAGATTAATTTACTACGAATAGCTGAACTATTATATGTAGCATTTGAAAGAGAACTTACACATTGTCAGCTTTCTCTGTCCATGCAGGTACTTGTCCATTGAGAAGATTTCCAGTTAAATATCTACGTTACAAAAATATGAAGGGATTAATATACACAACCTAATATTTGTTGATGATCCAACATTAAGTAAAATAAGCTAGGCATCCTTAATTACACCCATTTACCTGTGTTCTTGTTCTCTGTAAAGTATACtctgaattaaacttaaaatttacttCAATGTCGTCCAATTAAATTTAAgagatttattcttttttgtatTGAATAACTTAACTCATGATTGGTGTTGAGTTGATCATCAAGTTGAATGATTCAAATAAACCATCACCTCTCAATAGCAAAATCATATCttgaaataaacaattttattattttttggtgttTGTAAGGTAAcgataatactaataatatttacttagtaaaaaatattaacatgatAAAACAAAATGAGTTAAAGCTGAGGTATTACATGTAATCAACTTTTCTCAGGGCTTCATAGTCGCTCGGAATTGGTCCAGTCAATTTGTTAAAGCTGAGGTCTCTGAAAAGGAAACACAATAAGAATGAGTTTGAAAGCAGTAGAAGAAAATGGTCACAGAAAAGATTTCTGCAACTTAATAGGTTAGAGGGAAACATACGATCAAAGGAGTGTAATTCTGAAATAAAAAGGATATACAAGTTGCAAAACAAACTAAACAATATCAGATGTAAACAGTAATTGCAAGCAAACAAAGTGGAAAAACATGTGCTTACAAGTTTTTCAAGGTTGTCATTGTCGCGAGATATGTTGGTAGTGTTCCATTGATGTTGCAATTCCTCAAAATCCTGGGAAACAACAAATGGATAGCATTATGTTATTAGAATCTCTTGCTTGACTTTTTTCGAATTTTATTCCATGAAGGAGTTAAAGATTTAAACTCACAAATATTTTAACGTCATGTTATTAAGTTGTGGAAAAGATGATTGTTCAGATCCATTCAGATCACTAATTCTCCTGCATTTCACATCAGAAAAAGAGTTAAGTAAACACAGTTAAAACTATCACTGATTTTGAAACTTTGCTCactataaataaattcatgCATACAAGTCAGTTAAGTTTTTCAGAAGTGAGATTGCAGAAGGAATAGGCCCATCGAAACCACTCCCTTGAATCACTCTGTCAAAGCAAAGTAATCATTAATAACttcagaaaataaaacaaactgaTTCAatcaataaacataattaaagcatactaataaaatagaaatgaagGAGTGTTCATACAGTTTTTGGAGACTTGTCCAACTTTGAATAAAATCAGGTATCTTCCCAGAAAACTGATTGTCCCCAATTCGACTGCATAATGAAAGGGATCAAAAAATGAGAAAGGGTTACATTAagttcaaaaacaattttttaaattagtcatcATCATTGAATAGTACAATAAAGATTTAAGCTTACATATCCTGCAATGTAGTGAGCTTGGCCAATGTTTCAGGTAACTCTCCAGTAAAATTGTTAGAGGAAAGTAACCTGCAAATAATTGATAAGAACAAACAAGaacaaattatgaatttaagcCATGGAAATCAAACTAGATTTCTAACATTGACCTTTgtaaatgacaaataaattgaAGTGCTCACAGTCTTTGAATTTGGGGTAGATTTCCAAGCTCAGGAGGAAGTTCTCCAGATAGTTGATTGGCCTCCAAGACCCTGCACATCTCAAGATAAAGTTCAGTTCcattatatgaatttttaaatttatttaataataatttcatgtgtatgaaatgaaaattttttctttgataaGAGGAACTCACAAACTTTGAAGAGTGGATATGTTTGCTATCTCTTTTGGTATTGAACCCGTTAATCGATTTCCAAGGAGGGAACTGTTATGATCAAGAAACATGTTGCCATTATAGATTCTTGTTGCAATGTATAGATAACAAATACCTAGTTTCACAAAAGATGTAACCTAATATGGAACAAAACATAGGTATAATTCACTAACTGCTATTGATATTTCTGTCTGGTTATCAGCATTTAAAAAGTCTCGGTGTTAGATTTATGTTGATgttatatacaatatattacCATCATGTGAGGGTCATGTATTATATACATTGATGATTTTAAACTCTAAAAGATGACAGGAAAATCATACATGTTGTTGAGAAGTTTGGTGGTGCCCCATTCTTTGGGAATTGTACCGTTCACGTAATTGCGACTAATGTCACTGCAACAAAGAATGTGTTATCATGCAAAACAATTCATAGATGTTggtaaaaaacaaatttaatttgagTAAAGTTAAGAATTACTTACAATTCTAGTAGGAAAGGCAATCTGAACAGATCTTTGGGGAGAGTTCCTGGGAGATTTTGTGCTTTCAAAATTCTACACATTTATTTATCAACGAAATGGTTAATCTTCTTAATCTTATCTCCATTATTCTATCTTTAATTCATtccattttttaaatcaaatatttctttgtaacacttcaaaatttaaatttttaaacataaatctaaaatataattaaatatatatttataaatattaatagtacagtgcataaactaaaataacaGTGAAGTTTATCTCAAAACCCTAGTCAGAACTGCTTAGATAGCAATAATGATTACATTTTCAATCACAATTCAAACAtctaatcttaatttttttaattgtgtttaaGATTAAATCTGCTGTTTTAATAGAAATTTCTATAATTGGATTAACTGAACTTCAACTGAGATTATTcataaaatcagattttaaatcCTGATAGAAGCTAAACATTTTAGTCAAACTTCTTCACCAAAAAGATCTTGTATGTTAAGTTTCAAATATAACTGTTTGCTCGTGCACATTGAATAATATGATCTTTATGATAAAAAAGGAAACTAAGAAACGTTAAGACTTAGCTTTCAGTGTTTCAAAAGCTATGATAATAGAGAAATACAACTTGGTAGCACCCTCACATGTGACAGACAAGTTGcaaaaaatacaaacaacatGTTGCAGAATGAAGGTGGTGGGTTTAAAAAAGTCAAAGGTGAAAAATCAATGAGTCATTTACTTTTTGTCATGAAGCAGGACATTATATACTGCAGAATAATTGAGCACCTCAAAGTTGACTGAACCCATAAATGTGGACCTTTATTTTGTTTACACTACATTTATAGCACACGGTGTTACAGTCTTTGATCTTTTGGCTAGTTTAGAGATCACTTCAAACTACAGCATTTAActgagttaattttttttttcatcctaGATTTTTCTTCTGATATTTTTAGTTAATCTTTTTGCACAAACCTTTTCCACATAAGTATTATATCTGTCAAAAACATGATTGATTATCTATCCCAATctaaaaatcacaatttttatcTACATaccctatttttataataaattttgttcttttttaaattacaagATTCTATAATTTTCCTCTCTAAttatatctttaattttgttgatataaaaagaaaaaatttaattataataataacattcagaagatgtaattatatatatatatatatatatatatacatattttttttaatataattttaagtgaATCATTTATTATAGCTTTCAATTATCTTATTATGTGTAATTACAGTAtctatttttatgattaattttttttcaccacattaattaaataaaatatgtaattaaaaaagcTATGTTATCTTCAAATTTAAAGTCTAAAAGTTAATGAACATTTTTtgtctaaatattaaaaacaatgatAAGGATAGGAAAGATGGGAAAAGAtaaggaagagaaaaaatattaaaatgaaaacaacttCTTTAACTTTTCTGGAAATCAGTGAATGATTGAAGCATTGAATGAAGGTAGGGTGTCTTTATCTTTTGAGTTATGATATGTTAACAAAGTATTTTTGACAAAAGTTTTGACAAACTTtcttatttaagtaaaaaaatattatttattattttattttaattaaaaaataaaaaattaatcaactttAATTCTGTTTTTAGAAACTTTGTTAACTTtgtgaaaattttgtttgtcaAATGATAATTTTCCTTATCTTTTTAAGGGTTGTGGTAGGTTGAGATccattttatcttataaaactaatttaccattgtttttattaattttgatcaaataatttaattaaatatcttaatgtAACATTTTATTATCAAACAAAGTTGTAAGTGAGAAAAAGTAAGTGTTAAAAGATCTTTTTCTGGTTCTAGAAAGTAATGTGATGAACAACACATGCTTAACCAAACTTCTTGATCATAATTACCCTATCATAACCTTGAATACTAAGAAGAACACAGAGAATATGAGTAAGAAATTTACATGTTGGTGACATGACAAACGGTGTCATTGTTATAAGAGCAATTGCATCTTAATTCATTTTCACTCCCTTTTACTTGTACTGCAGATGTCCAATTTCGTTCTCCACTGCATGGATCAACGTTGAAATCCCAGTTCTTCTTCCCAAGTGTCTTACCTATATCTTTCAGAGCTTCCACTGTCAtaacaaaatcataattaacCCATTTATCATTTCTCATCTGATACCAATTTCTTATATGAAACCATGTCCATTACTATGAACTTCACACAGATAAACTAAAAGATTCACTATGAGGAGTGGTTCTTACTAAACACATACCTTCATCTTGGGGAAGAGTGGCTCCAGAAGCTAAGGAGGCAAAGCAGAACACAGCAAGTAGCAGAAGGAATAAGAAGAAACGAGGGTAACTCACCCTCATGGTTACTCTTTCTGATTTGATGCCTTAGAGTTTTTGAGAAGGGATTCAGGAACATATATGAGGAGTGTATATAATAACGTGATAACAGTGGAGGAGAAAGATATCGAGAAACAGGAACGCAGACCAAGACTTGAACTGGTTTGGTGAGAAATTGAATGAGACAATCTCACacgttgttaaaaatattaagggtgttgtatattaaaaatagtgACTAAACTGTGTCTGTGCTGATAAAGACAAAGTCAACTCCTCAGTGGTGGTTCATTTGTGTAATTTAATGAATATAATGTTATCAAATAGCAATGATTTTAGTTTCAGATATTATTATAAGAGGAGATAAACATTACTGAAAAATATACAAGAATCGAAGACCACTGAACACTGTTCTTTTATAGACAAATCTCAGAGTAGTTGTTGACAGCATGAAACAGTTGGCTTTGTCAACCTTTCGTACAATTTTCCAAATTCT
This region of Vigna unguiculata cultivar IT97K-499-35 chromosome 5, ASM411807v1, whole genome shotgun sequence genomic DNA includes:
- the LOC114183962 gene encoding probable leucine-rich repeat receptor-like serine/threonine-protein kinase At3g14840, whose translation is MRVSYPRFFLFLLLLAVFCFASLASGATLPQDEVEALKDIGKTLGKKNWDFNVDPCSGERNWTSAVQVKGSENELRCNCSYNNDTVCHVTNIILKAQNLPGTLPKDLFRLPFLLEFDISRNYVNGTIPKEWGTTKLLNNISLLGNRLTGSIPKEIANISTLQSLVLEANQLSGELPPELGNLPQIQRLLLSSNNFTGELPETLAKLTTLQDIRIGDNQFSGKIPDFIQSWTSLQKLVIQGSGFDGPIPSAISLLKNLTDLRISDLNGSEQSSFPQLNNMTLKYLILRNCNINGTLPTYLATMTTLKNLDLSFNKLTGPIPSDYEALRKVDYIYLTGNLLNGQVPAWTEKADNVDISYNNFTTSQGNPTCQNGNVNLFSSSKTHNDSGTVACLGNNVCQKNSYSLHINCGGKMITEGKSTYDDDLDNGGPARFHRSGSKSWAFITTGNFMDNDAGDYSIWQNKSAISVDNADLYMDARVSPTSLTYYGFCLGNGNYTVNLHFAEIMFINDSTFNSLGRRVFDIYIQEELVQKDFNIVEEAGGIGKAIIKHFTAVVSGNTLEIRLYWAGKGTTSLPFRSVYGPLISAISVEPNFTPPSENGSSISAGAVAGIVVAVAIVIILVLGILWWKGCLGKKSSLEKEIRSLDLRTGLFSLRDIKAATNNFDVANKIGEGGFGPVYKGCLSDGTLVAVKQLSSKSKQGNREFITEIGMISALQHPCLVKLYGCCVEGDQLLLVYEYMENNSLARALFGPEEHQIRLDWTTRYKICIGIARGLAYLHEESRLKVVHRDIKTTNVLLDKDLNPKISDFGLAKLDEEENTHISTRIAGTYGYMAPEYAMHGYLTDKADVYSFGIVVLEIINGRSNTIHRPKEQSFSILEWANLLKEKGDLMDLVDRRLGTNFNKEEVLVLIRVALLCTNVTTQLRPSMSSVVSMLEGRTVVEEVFSEANDVEEKKMEKMRQYYQELSISTDEPWTSSSTSAADLYPVNVDSSYLQKRG